Proteins encoded within one genomic window of Mya arenaria isolate MELC-2E11 chromosome 13, ASM2691426v1:
- the LOC128213365 gene encoding rho-associated protein kinase 1-like isoform X1 — translation MSGVPPHHRRLEAVEERLKNPASELNVDSLLDGIVALVRDLDHQAIRSRNKSVEQFLNKYKNSFDVITKNRMRHDDFSVIKVIGRGAFGEVQLVRHKISKCVFAMKLLSKYEMIKRADTAFFWEEREIMANANSEWIVQLHYSFQDEKYLYMVMDYMPGGDLVNLMSNYDVPEKWAKFYCAEVVLSLDAIHSMGFVHRDVKPDNMLLDRQGHLKLADFGTCMRMDRDGMVRSDTAVGTPDYISPEVLKSQGGNGYYGRECDWWSVGVFLYEMLVGDTPFYAESLVGTYGKIMDHKNSLEFPNDIEMSNDAKSLICAFLTDRNERLGKHGIEEIKGHRFFKNDQWNWSNIRGTTPPVVPELMGDDDTSHFEDVEKDNSPEGNFEVPKAYAGNHLAFIGFTYNKEYQLLSSGKSAIQTNGDYVDGSKIAPSEAGMDQKYRQLEDQVRSAKSNNMEWEKKFMTMKKDFDRIQSEEGQLRREARELEKSLALSKHDMKELQRKLEFEGENRRKLELVIKDRERQLDSEIGRFRDMEADKTNNSERVSSLEKMVSESKEKYRQEKDNANKAKKQLSDVQQRLATTEQNLQDLTAKYSELQSAKSAVEKELRDLRLALESETLNRNQVSEQTAELRDRLRYLQSELDKTKDKDHYSSTEILRLQNAISVLEKAKNEAELERQRFSDMLEAERGTHKETVAKFNLDKKNILMSTEEANLEVIREMQRKLEMDQQQHKRAEERLLSLEKERSGLNVDLQQVRGQVQALTINLQHEVEKSRNLSLQVEQEIQRRGLIQTDLKNQQTELAKYRSKEKHLHGDMEEVQREKTSLEDEIKRLKEEMSLNELQMKELQDQFEAEQYFSSLYRNQVKELKDEVVGKENKVQDLLDDMKSLDQEKESLGGQLQLAMAKADSEQLARTIAEEQLSDVEKEKTMLELEIKELLSRHKSELGKKDNIITTLEESKRDYNKTIDSLQMDREELLNRIRKLNDDLVNLQKQPVASEELEKLKKQFTEEKMKKEQAVNKLAEIMNRKDFRNQGNKKNTVSAQEVRKKEKEGRKLQQELSMEREKYSKMVEKFQHDLSETQAALYEEGQTRNKLQMELDAKDSEIELLQQKLSFSSLDTASIHSGSLEDGDVSLHNSSLSSTAPSDSHMEGWLSVPNKQNIKKYGWRKQYVVVSSRKVLFYGSEAEKQKAMPVLVLDIEKLYHVRGVTQGDVYRAEAKDIPRIFQVLYAIEGENRKSEENQLESSNQSKAGTIEYKGHEFIELHFRTPTTCDSCNKPMWHMIHPPPSMECRRCHTKVHKDHFDKKEEFVAYCKVNFDQNIQVKELLLLAESADLQKSWVMHLSKKISKKGIVSSGTLGPSNRNTKQYSSFGATNRTVRSGSSATLPPNSRPN, via the exons GATGGGATAGTTGCGTTGGTTCGGGATCTGGACCATCAGGCCATCCGCAGCAGGAACAAGAGTGTAGAACAGTTCCTCAACAAAT ACAAAAATTCCTTTGATGTTATAACAAAGAACCGCATGCGCCATGACGACTTTAGTGTGATAAAGGTGATAGGTCGTGGGGCGTTTGGTGAGGTACAGCTCGTGCGACATAAGATCTCAAAATGTGTGTTCGCTATGAAACTACTCAGCAAATATGAAATG ATAAAGCGAGCAGACACAGCGTTCTTCTGGGAAGAACGTGAAATAATGGCCAATGCCAACAGCGAGTGGATTGTTCAG TTACACTATTCATTCCAAGATGAGAAATACCTGTACATGGTGATGGACTATATGCCTGGAGGCGACCTCGTTAACCTCATGAGCAACTATGACGTACCTGAAAAGTGGGCAAAGTTCTACTGTGCAGAGGTTGTACTCTCACTAGACGCAATCCATTCCATGGGATTTGTTCACAG AGATGTGAAGCCTGACAACATGCTGCTGGACAGACAGGGTCACTTGAAGTTGGCTGACTTTGGAACATGTATGAGAATGGATCGG GATGGTATGGTGCGGTCAGACACAGCAGTTGGGACGCCAGACTACATCTCGCCAGAAGTGCTCAAATCTCAGGGTGGTAATGGCTACTATGGCAGAGAATGTGATTGGTGGTCCGTTGGCGTCTTTCTCTATGAAATGTTGGTTG gtGATACTCCGTTCTATGCAGAATCTCTGGTTGGTACATATGGAAAGATCATGGACCATAAAAACTCTCTAGAATTCCCCAATGATATTGAAATGTCCAACGATGCCAAGAGCTTGATATGTGCTTTCCTCACTGATAG AAATGAGCGACTAGGGAAGCATGGTATCGAGGAAATTAAGGGCCACCGATTCTTCAAGAACGACCAGTGGAACTGGAGTAACATCAGGGGCA CGACCCCGCCGGTGGTTCCGGAATTGATGGGGGATGATGACACGAGCCACTTTGAGGATGTGGAGAAGGATAACAGCCCAGAGGGAAACTTTGAGGTGCCAAAAGCTTATGCTGGGAACCATCTAGCCTTCATCGGCTTCACATATAACAAGGAGTACCA GTTATTGTCATCAGGGAAAAGTgcaatacaaacaaat GGCGACTATGTGGAT GGCAGCAAAATTGCACCTTCG GAAGCGGGTATGGATCAGAAATATCGACAGTTGGAGGACCAGGTCCGGTCAGCAAAATCAAACAACATGGAGTGGGAGAAAAAATTCAT GACTATGAAGAAGGACTTTGACCGTATCCAGTCAGAGGAAGGCCAGTTACGTCGGGAAGCTCGGGAACTTGAGAAGTCGCTTGCACTCTCCAAACACGACATGAAGGAG CTTCAAAGAAAGCTAGAGTTTGAGGGTGAAAACCGGAGAAAGCTAGAACTGGTTATCAAAGATCGTGAACGCCAACTGGACTCTGAGATAGGGCGATTCCGCGATATGGAGGCTGACAAGACAAACAACTCTGAAAGGGTTTCCTCCCTTGAAAAAATG GTTTCAGAAAGCAAGGAAAAGTACCGACAAGAAAAGGACAATGCCAACAAGGCCAAAAAACAGCTTTCTGATGTACAACAG CGACTTGCAACAACAGAACAAAATCTGCAAGATCTTACTGCAAAATACTCTGAACTACAAAGTGCGAAATCTGCAGTGGAGAAGGAGTTACGGGATCTGAGATTGGCGCTGGAGAGCGAAACGTTAAATAGGAACCAGGTCTCCGAACAGACAGCTGAACTACGTG ATCGACTCCGCTACCTTCAATCTGAGCTTGATAAAACGAAAGATAAAGACCACTACAGCTCCACCGAGATCCTCCGATTACAGAACGCCATAAGTGTGCTAGAGAAGGCTAAAAATGAGGCAGAACTGGAGCGCCAACGATTCTCGGACATGTTGGAGGCAGAGAGAGGAACTCATAAGGAGACTGTTGCCAAGTTCAACCttgataagaaaaatattctcaTGTCAACCGAGGAGGCTAATCTAGAAGTGATCAGGG AAATGCAGCGGAAGCTTGAGATGGATCAGCAGCAGCATAAGAGAGCGGAGGAACGTTTGTTATCCTTGGAGAAGGAGCGGAGTGGGTTAAATGTAGACCTCCAACAGGTCCGTGGACAGGTGCAGGCACTCACCATTAACCTACAGCATGAGGTGGAAAAG TCCCGGAACCTTTCCCTGCAAGTAGAGCAGGAGATTCAACGCCGGGGCCTCATACAGACTGACTTAAAGAACCAGCAGACAGAACTTGCCAAGTACAGGTCAAAGGAAAAACACCTTCATGGG GACATGGAGGAAGTACAAAGAGAAAAGACATCACTTGAAGATGAGATCAAAAGATTGAAAGA GGAGATGTCACTGAATGAGCTGCAGATGAAAGAGCTGCAGGACCAGTTTGAGGCTGAACAGTACTTCTCT TCACTGTACCGTAACCAGGTAAAAGAGTTAAAGGATGAAGTTGTAGGCAAGGAGAATAAGGTCCAGGACCTACTGGACGACATGAAGTCACTGGATCAGGAAAA AGAATCATTAGGAGGTCAGCTGCAACTAGCCATGGCAAAGGCAGACTCTGAGCAGCTGGCACGGACCATTGCAGAGGAGCAGCTCTCTGACGTAGAGAAGGAAAAGACAATGTTGGAGCTGGAGATAAAAGAACTTCTGTCTCGACACAAGAGTGAGCTTGGCAAGAAGGATAACATCATCACCACG CTTGAAGAGTCAAAGAGAGACTATAACAAGACGATTGATAGTTTACAAATGGATCGGGAAGAGTTACTCAACAGAATAAGAAAATTAAATGATG ACTTGGTGAATTTGCAGAAGCAGCCGGTTGCCTCAGAAGAACTGGAGAAGCTGAAGAAGCAGTTCACCGAGGAGAAGATGAAGAAGGAGCAGGCCGTGAACAAACTTGCAGAGATTATGAACAGGAAGGACTTCCGAAACCAGGGCAACAAGAAGAACACAGTTTCTGCCCAGGAAGTCAGGAAGAAGGAGAAGGAGGGTAGGAAGCTTCAGCAGGAACTCTCCATG GAACGTGAGAAGTACAGTAAGATGGTTGAGAAGTTCCAGCACGACCTGTCAGAGACCCAGGCCGCTCTGTATGAGGAGGGCCAAACAAGAAACAAGCTACAGATGGAGCTGGATGCCAAGGACAGCGAGATTGAGCTCCTCCAGCAGAAACTATCCTTTTCCTCGCTTGATACTGCCTCCATACACAGCGGGAGTCTCGAGGATGGGGACGTCTCCTTACATAACTCCTCATTGTCCTCTACAG CACCCTCAGACAGCCACATGGAGGGCTGGTTGTCAGTCCCTAATAAACAGAACATCAAGAAGTATGGATGGAGGAAACAGTATGTGGTAGTCAGTTCCCGTAAGGTGCTCTTCTATGGCAGTGAGGCAGAGAAACAGAAAGCCATGCCTGTTCTTGTGCTCGATATAGA GAAACTGTACCATGTACGAGGTGTGACGCAGGGGGATGTGTACAGGGCCGAAGCCAAAGACATTCCTAGAATCTTCCAG gtGTTGTACGCCATAGAGGGTGAAAACAGGAAGTCGGAAGAGAATCAATTAGAGTCCAGCAACCAG TCAAAGGCAGGCACTATAGAGTATAAGGGTCATGAGTTTATCGAGCTTCATTTCCGTACACCGACCACGTGTGACTCTTGCAACAAGCCCATGTGGCACATGATCCACCCACCTCCCTCCATGGAGTGCAGGC GATGTCATACTAAAGTTCACAAAGATCACTTTGACAAGAAGGAGGAGTTTGTGGCATATTGTAAAG TGAACTTTGACCAGAACATCCAGGTAAAGGAACTGTTATTGCTTGCCGAGTCTGCCGACCTTCAGAAGAGCTGGGTGATGCACCTCAGCAAGAAAATCTCCAAGAAAGGAATTGTCAGCTCTGGAACACTTGG GCCGTCCAACAGAAACACGAAGCAGTATTCATCGTTTGGGGCGACCAATCGAACTGTAAGGTCAGGGTCGTCCGCCACTCTGCCCCCAAACTCCAGACCGAACTGA
- the LOC128213365 gene encoding rho-associated protein kinase 1-like isoform X2 yields MSGVPPHHRRLEAVEERLKNPASELNVDSLLDGIVALVRDLDHQAIRSRNKSVEQFLNKYKNSFDVITKNRMRHDDFSVIKVIGRGAFGEVQLVRHKISKCVFAMKLLSKYEMIKRADTAFFWEEREIMANANSEWIVQLHYSFQDEKYLYMVMDYMPGGDLVNLMSNYDVPEKWAKFYCAEVVLSLDAIHSMGFVHRDVKPDNMLLDRQGHLKLADFGTCMRMDRDGMVRSDTAVGTPDYISPEVLKSQGGNGYYGRECDWWSVGVFLYEMLVGDTPFYAESLVGTYGKIMDHKNSLEFPNDIEMSNDAKSLICAFLTDRNERLGKHGIEEIKGHRFFKNDQWNWSNIRGTTPPVVPELMGDDDTSHFEDVEKDNSPEGNFEVPKAYAGNHLAFIGFTYNKEYQLLSSGKSAIQTNGSKIAPSEAGMDQKYRQLEDQVRSAKSNNMEWEKKFMTMKKDFDRIQSEEGQLRREARELEKSLALSKHDMKELQRKLEFEGENRRKLELVIKDRERQLDSEIGRFRDMEADKTNNSERVSSLEKMVSESKEKYRQEKDNANKAKKQLSDVQQRLATTEQNLQDLTAKYSELQSAKSAVEKELRDLRLALESETLNRNQVSEQTAELRDRLRYLQSELDKTKDKDHYSSTEILRLQNAISVLEKAKNEAELERQRFSDMLEAERGTHKETVAKFNLDKKNILMSTEEANLEVIREMQRKLEMDQQQHKRAEERLLSLEKERSGLNVDLQQVRGQVQALTINLQHEVEKSRNLSLQVEQEIQRRGLIQTDLKNQQTELAKYRSKEKHLHGDMEEVQREKTSLEDEIKRLKEEMSLNELQMKELQDQFEAEQYFSSLYRNQVKELKDEVVGKENKVQDLLDDMKSLDQEKESLGGQLQLAMAKADSEQLARTIAEEQLSDVEKEKTMLELEIKELLSRHKSELGKKDNIITTLEESKRDYNKTIDSLQMDREELLNRIRKLNDDLVNLQKQPVASEELEKLKKQFTEEKMKKEQAVNKLAEIMNRKDFRNQGNKKNTVSAQEVRKKEKEGRKLQQELSMEREKYSKMVEKFQHDLSETQAALYEEGQTRNKLQMELDAKDSEIELLQQKLSFSSLDTASIHSGSLEDGDVSLHNSSLSSTAPSDSHMEGWLSVPNKQNIKKYGWRKQYVVVSSRKVLFYGSEAEKQKAMPVLVLDIEKLYHVRGVTQGDVYRAEAKDIPRIFQVLYAIEGENRKSEENQLESSNQSKAGTIEYKGHEFIELHFRTPTTCDSCNKPMWHMIHPPPSMECRRCHTKVHKDHFDKKEEFVAYCKVNFDQNIQVKELLLLAESADLQKSWVMHLSKKISKKGIVSSGTLGPSNRNTKQYSSFGATNRTVRSGSSATLPPNSRPN; encoded by the exons GATGGGATAGTTGCGTTGGTTCGGGATCTGGACCATCAGGCCATCCGCAGCAGGAACAAGAGTGTAGAACAGTTCCTCAACAAAT ACAAAAATTCCTTTGATGTTATAACAAAGAACCGCATGCGCCATGACGACTTTAGTGTGATAAAGGTGATAGGTCGTGGGGCGTTTGGTGAGGTACAGCTCGTGCGACATAAGATCTCAAAATGTGTGTTCGCTATGAAACTACTCAGCAAATATGAAATG ATAAAGCGAGCAGACACAGCGTTCTTCTGGGAAGAACGTGAAATAATGGCCAATGCCAACAGCGAGTGGATTGTTCAG TTACACTATTCATTCCAAGATGAGAAATACCTGTACATGGTGATGGACTATATGCCTGGAGGCGACCTCGTTAACCTCATGAGCAACTATGACGTACCTGAAAAGTGGGCAAAGTTCTACTGTGCAGAGGTTGTACTCTCACTAGACGCAATCCATTCCATGGGATTTGTTCACAG AGATGTGAAGCCTGACAACATGCTGCTGGACAGACAGGGTCACTTGAAGTTGGCTGACTTTGGAACATGTATGAGAATGGATCGG GATGGTATGGTGCGGTCAGACACAGCAGTTGGGACGCCAGACTACATCTCGCCAGAAGTGCTCAAATCTCAGGGTGGTAATGGCTACTATGGCAGAGAATGTGATTGGTGGTCCGTTGGCGTCTTTCTCTATGAAATGTTGGTTG gtGATACTCCGTTCTATGCAGAATCTCTGGTTGGTACATATGGAAAGATCATGGACCATAAAAACTCTCTAGAATTCCCCAATGATATTGAAATGTCCAACGATGCCAAGAGCTTGATATGTGCTTTCCTCACTGATAG AAATGAGCGACTAGGGAAGCATGGTATCGAGGAAATTAAGGGCCACCGATTCTTCAAGAACGACCAGTGGAACTGGAGTAACATCAGGGGCA CGACCCCGCCGGTGGTTCCGGAATTGATGGGGGATGATGACACGAGCCACTTTGAGGATGTGGAGAAGGATAACAGCCCAGAGGGAAACTTTGAGGTGCCAAAAGCTTATGCTGGGAACCATCTAGCCTTCATCGGCTTCACATATAACAAGGAGTACCA GTTATTGTCATCAGGGAAAAGTgcaatacaaacaaat GGCAGCAAAATTGCACCTTCG GAAGCGGGTATGGATCAGAAATATCGACAGTTGGAGGACCAGGTCCGGTCAGCAAAATCAAACAACATGGAGTGGGAGAAAAAATTCAT GACTATGAAGAAGGACTTTGACCGTATCCAGTCAGAGGAAGGCCAGTTACGTCGGGAAGCTCGGGAACTTGAGAAGTCGCTTGCACTCTCCAAACACGACATGAAGGAG CTTCAAAGAAAGCTAGAGTTTGAGGGTGAAAACCGGAGAAAGCTAGAACTGGTTATCAAAGATCGTGAACGCCAACTGGACTCTGAGATAGGGCGATTCCGCGATATGGAGGCTGACAAGACAAACAACTCTGAAAGGGTTTCCTCCCTTGAAAAAATG GTTTCAGAAAGCAAGGAAAAGTACCGACAAGAAAAGGACAATGCCAACAAGGCCAAAAAACAGCTTTCTGATGTACAACAG CGACTTGCAACAACAGAACAAAATCTGCAAGATCTTACTGCAAAATACTCTGAACTACAAAGTGCGAAATCTGCAGTGGAGAAGGAGTTACGGGATCTGAGATTGGCGCTGGAGAGCGAAACGTTAAATAGGAACCAGGTCTCCGAACAGACAGCTGAACTACGTG ATCGACTCCGCTACCTTCAATCTGAGCTTGATAAAACGAAAGATAAAGACCACTACAGCTCCACCGAGATCCTCCGATTACAGAACGCCATAAGTGTGCTAGAGAAGGCTAAAAATGAGGCAGAACTGGAGCGCCAACGATTCTCGGACATGTTGGAGGCAGAGAGAGGAACTCATAAGGAGACTGTTGCCAAGTTCAACCttgataagaaaaatattctcaTGTCAACCGAGGAGGCTAATCTAGAAGTGATCAGGG AAATGCAGCGGAAGCTTGAGATGGATCAGCAGCAGCATAAGAGAGCGGAGGAACGTTTGTTATCCTTGGAGAAGGAGCGGAGTGGGTTAAATGTAGACCTCCAACAGGTCCGTGGACAGGTGCAGGCACTCACCATTAACCTACAGCATGAGGTGGAAAAG TCCCGGAACCTTTCCCTGCAAGTAGAGCAGGAGATTCAACGCCGGGGCCTCATACAGACTGACTTAAAGAACCAGCAGACAGAACTTGCCAAGTACAGGTCAAAGGAAAAACACCTTCATGGG GACATGGAGGAAGTACAAAGAGAAAAGACATCACTTGAAGATGAGATCAAAAGATTGAAAGA GGAGATGTCACTGAATGAGCTGCAGATGAAAGAGCTGCAGGACCAGTTTGAGGCTGAACAGTACTTCTCT TCACTGTACCGTAACCAGGTAAAAGAGTTAAAGGATGAAGTTGTAGGCAAGGAGAATAAGGTCCAGGACCTACTGGACGACATGAAGTCACTGGATCAGGAAAA AGAATCATTAGGAGGTCAGCTGCAACTAGCCATGGCAAAGGCAGACTCTGAGCAGCTGGCACGGACCATTGCAGAGGAGCAGCTCTCTGACGTAGAGAAGGAAAAGACAATGTTGGAGCTGGAGATAAAAGAACTTCTGTCTCGACACAAGAGTGAGCTTGGCAAGAAGGATAACATCATCACCACG CTTGAAGAGTCAAAGAGAGACTATAACAAGACGATTGATAGTTTACAAATGGATCGGGAAGAGTTACTCAACAGAATAAGAAAATTAAATGATG ACTTGGTGAATTTGCAGAAGCAGCCGGTTGCCTCAGAAGAACTGGAGAAGCTGAAGAAGCAGTTCACCGAGGAGAAGATGAAGAAGGAGCAGGCCGTGAACAAACTTGCAGAGATTATGAACAGGAAGGACTTCCGAAACCAGGGCAACAAGAAGAACACAGTTTCTGCCCAGGAAGTCAGGAAGAAGGAGAAGGAGGGTAGGAAGCTTCAGCAGGAACTCTCCATG GAACGTGAGAAGTACAGTAAGATGGTTGAGAAGTTCCAGCACGACCTGTCAGAGACCCAGGCCGCTCTGTATGAGGAGGGCCAAACAAGAAACAAGCTACAGATGGAGCTGGATGCCAAGGACAGCGAGATTGAGCTCCTCCAGCAGAAACTATCCTTTTCCTCGCTTGATACTGCCTCCATACACAGCGGGAGTCTCGAGGATGGGGACGTCTCCTTACATAACTCCTCATTGTCCTCTACAG CACCCTCAGACAGCCACATGGAGGGCTGGTTGTCAGTCCCTAATAAACAGAACATCAAGAAGTATGGATGGAGGAAACAGTATGTGGTAGTCAGTTCCCGTAAGGTGCTCTTCTATGGCAGTGAGGCAGAGAAACAGAAAGCCATGCCTGTTCTTGTGCTCGATATAGA GAAACTGTACCATGTACGAGGTGTGACGCAGGGGGATGTGTACAGGGCCGAAGCCAAAGACATTCCTAGAATCTTCCAG gtGTTGTACGCCATAGAGGGTGAAAACAGGAAGTCGGAAGAGAATCAATTAGAGTCCAGCAACCAG TCAAAGGCAGGCACTATAGAGTATAAGGGTCATGAGTTTATCGAGCTTCATTTCCGTACACCGACCACGTGTGACTCTTGCAACAAGCCCATGTGGCACATGATCCACCCACCTCCCTCCATGGAGTGCAGGC GATGTCATACTAAAGTTCACAAAGATCACTTTGACAAGAAGGAGGAGTTTGTGGCATATTGTAAAG TGAACTTTGACCAGAACATCCAGGTAAAGGAACTGTTATTGCTTGCCGAGTCTGCCGACCTTCAGAAGAGCTGGGTGATGCACCTCAGCAAGAAAATCTCCAAGAAAGGAATTGTCAGCTCTGGAACACTTGG GCCGTCCAACAGAAACACGAAGCAGTATTCATCGTTTGGGGCGACCAATCGAACTGTAAGGTCAGGGTCGTCCGCCACTCTGCCCCCAAACTCCAGACCGAACTGA